TTGTTAGTTTGGCAAAACAAGTTAAGCCTTCAGAACGTGGTGAGTTAGAGATAACTGCACTTAATGAAATGTATTTAAAAGCGAATAAGCTTAATGTAGAAATGCTCGGCAGGGGATTTGCCTGGTTAGATACTGGTACATATGAAAGTTTGTTAGAAGCTGCTCAGTTCGTTGAAACTATTGAGAAGCGTCAAGGCTATAAAATTGCTTGTTTAGAAGAAATAGGATTTAACCAAGGGTGGTTAAGTGAATCTTCTATGGAAGAAAGAATTCAGCTAATGGCTAAAAATAGTTATGGTGAATATTTATCGGCTCTTATAAATAATGACTAATTTAAAGAAAAAAACAGTTAGTGGATTAAAATGGAGTGCGATTGAACGAATAGCGACACAAGGTATACAACTTGTGGTTATGCTTATATTAGGTCGAATGCTAGGACCTGAAGCATTTGGCCTTATTGGCATGCTGGTTATCTTTATAGCTATAGCTCAAATATTTGTTGATAGTGGTTTTGGTAATGCGTTAATTCGAAAGCAAGACCGTGATGAAAAAGATTTTTCGACCGTCTTCTATTGTAATATCGCAGTATCTGTTACTTGCTATTTATTGATATATTTCGGGGCGCCTTATGTCTCTGATTTTTATAATGAACCTGAATTAACCAGTCTATTAAGGGTTCTTGGTATTAATATTATTATTAATGCTATATCGTTAGTTCAAAGAACAAAATTAACGATAAATATGGACTTTAAAAGACTAACAAAAGCGTCACTAATTAGTGTTTTTATTAGTACTCTTGTTGCTTTTAGTTTTGCATTTTGTGGGTTTGGTGTGTGGGCGTTAATTGCTCAAAGACTATCTTCAGTATTCAGTAATGCGATATTAATTCAAATATTGGTGCCATGGAGGCCCAAAGAGAGATTTTCTAAATCATCGTTTGATGAACTCTTTGGTTTTAGTTCCAAATTGTTGTTAACCAGTTTGATTGACACAATATACAAAAATATTTATCAGATAATTATTGGTAAGCTATTTTCAAGTGCTCAGGTTGGTTTTTTTACACAAGCAAAAACATTATCAAACACTCCTGCAATGACTATGACATCGATTATTCAAAGGGTTACATACCCAATGTTAAGTCAAATGCAAAATGATACTGAAAAGTTAGATGCCGCATATTTATTAACACTAAGGCTATCTGCTGCGGTTATTTTCCCTTTGATGGGGGCTTTCGCTGTTGTGTCTGGTCCGTTTATTAATCTTGTTCTTGGTAATGAATGGATAGACATAAAAAGAATTATAATTATATTGTGTTTTGGATATATGCTACATCCTATACACGCAATTAATTTGAATTTATTACAGGTAAAAGGCCGATCAGACCTATTTTTAAACTTAGAAGTGATGAAAAAATTAATAACAACTATTATTTTATTCATTACCGTACCTATAGGAATCGAAGCTATTTGTTTTGGTATTATGACTCAATCATATATTAGTGTTTTCATTAATACATATTATACAAGTAAACTATCTAATATTAGCACTCTAAAACAATTTAAAAATATATTTCCAATTTGGCTTTTAGTTGTTATTTTATTTTGTATAATACATGTATTCAATATAACATATCAGAATAATGATTATTATACTTTAGTTTTATCATTGTTGTCTTTTATTTTATGTTACTTCTTGGTTGTTTATTACTTTTATAAAGATATTTACAATTCTTTTTATAATGCGTTATTTTAAATGGTGATGTGGTGAAATTAGTACACTTTATATTAGATAACAAGTTTACTGTAAATGTATTCGAGAACTTTGATTGTGTCAAAAATGTTGATAATAAATATGTTTGTCTTTTAAATAGAGATCAATCTAGTGTTCAATATATATCTGATGAATATGAAGATGTAATATATTTGAAGTTGAAAGATATTAAAAGCATAGAATATTTACTAGACGAAGCTACATATATAATCATCCATTCTTTGAATGTTAATCATGTTAAATTTATTAATATGTACCCTAAGCTTAACTATGTATGGGTCGGTATGGGATTTGATTATTATGATATGTTATCAAATGGATTATTTTATAAATATTCTTTAAAATATAAAAGATTAGGTAGCATTAAATCTAAAATTAAGAATTTTATTAAAGTTGATTTTCTTTTCCGCTTAAAAAAACACAAGGCAATATTAAATATAACTCACTTTTCACCAGTTTTAGAGTCTGAGTATCATTTGCTAAGTAAAAAGTACAAGCACTTGAAATATATAGCGTGGAATTACGGTGCGTCGGCAAAAATACTTAATAAAAATATGGTTGTAGATCCTCAAGGGGAAAGTTTATTATTGGGTAATTCTGCAGATCCGACCAATAATCACTATGAAGTTTTAGAATGCTTACATAAACTTCAATATAAAGGAAATATCATATTGCCTTTATCTTATGGTGATTTTAAATATAGGGAAAAACTGTTAAGTGATATTTATAATTTCGATTTAAATATAACTCCAATATTCGACTATATGGATAAGGATGAGTATTTTGATATTTTGAAAAAATGTAATGTGATTATTATGAATCATAGAAGGCAACAAGCTGCGAGTAATGTGTTTGTTATGATGGCTATGGGGGCTAAAGTCTTTCTGAATTCAGATAGTTTGCTTTATGGTTTTTTCGAAAGTAATGGGTCTGCTATATTTAATATCAAAGATCTTTCAATTAAACATCTTACTAATGATTTAACGATTGAACAGAAAGAAATAAATAAAAAATTTATTCTGAAAAATTTCTCTCAAGATGCAATATTTATGAGAACTCGAGAATTCTGTAATAGATTGTCAAAAATGAGTGAACGGTAGATATTAATGAAATATTCAATTATTATTCCACATTTTAACGACTTTAAATCATTAGAAAGACTTTTGAATTCAATTCCTTCAAGGGATGATATTGAAATTATTGTCATTGATGATAAAAGCACTGATGAATATGATCTTGATAGTATCAAGTCT
The Aliivibrio fischeri ATCC 7744 = JCM 18803 = DSM 507 DNA segment above includes these coding regions:
- a CDS encoding lipopolysaccharide biosynthesis protein, producing the protein MTNLKKKTVSGLKWSAIERIATQGIQLVVMLILGRMLGPEAFGLIGMLVIFIAIAQIFVDSGFGNALIRKQDRDEKDFSTVFYCNIAVSVTCYLLIYFGAPYVSDFYNEPELTSLLRVLGINIIINAISLVQRTKLTINMDFKRLTKASLISVFISTLVAFSFAFCGFGVWALIAQRLSSVFSNAILIQILVPWRPKERFSKSSFDELFGFSSKLLLTSLIDTIYKNIYQIIIGKLFSSAQVGFFTQAKTLSNTPAMTMTSIIQRVTYPMLSQMQNDTEKLDAAYLLTLRLSAAVIFPLMGAFAVVSGPFINLVLGNEWIDIKRIIIILCFGYMLHPIHAINLNLLQVKGRSDLFLNLEVMKKLITTIILFITVPIGIEAICFGIMTQSYISVFINTYYTSKLSNISTLKQFKNIFPIWLLVVILFCIIHVFNITYQNNDYYTLVLSLLSFILCYFLVVYYFYKDIYNSFYNALF
- a CDS encoding TDP-N-acetylfucosamine:lipid II N-acetylfucosaminyltransferase — translated: MKLVHFILDNKFTVNVFENFDCVKNVDNKYVCLLNRDQSSVQYISDEYEDVIYLKLKDIKSIEYLLDEATYIIIHSLNVNHVKFINMYPKLNYVWVGMGFDYYDMLSNGLFYKYSLKYKRLGSIKSKIKNFIKVDFLFRLKKHKAILNITHFSPVLESEYHLLSKKYKHLKYIAWNYGASAKILNKNMVVDPQGESLLLGNSADPTNNHYEVLECLHKLQYKGNIILPLSYGDFKYREKLLSDIYNFDLNITPIFDYMDKDEYFDILKKCNVIIMNHRRQQAASNVFVMMAMGAKVFLNSDSLLYGFFESNGSAIFNIKDLSIKHLTNDLTIEQKEINKKFILKNFSQDAIFMRTREFCNRLSKMSER